The Bacteroidia bacterium genomic interval AACAGAAAAGACTCAAAAAATTTCAAAATCAGGTCCTGCAGAAATCCCCGTATTACCGAGCTTTGATAAAGCAGGGATATGACATAGACAGTTTCCCTCTGATTGGGAAAAAAGAATTTGTAGAATCCTTTGACCAAATCAATACTGTCAGACTTAAGGCTAAAGAATCCTTTGACTTTGCCATCAAAGCAGAACAAGACCGAAATTTTTCTGGCGAATTAAATGGGATAACAGTTGGGCTCTCAAGCGGGACTTCCGGCAATCGATCCTTGTTTCTGGCTTCTGCTAAGGAGCGAGCAAAATGGGCTGCAAATGTATTTTCCCGAGTTGTCAGTCCAAGATTTCTACAAAAACAGAAAGTAGCCTTTATCCTGAGGGCAGATAGCAATCTCTACAGCTCTGTATCCTCCTCTGCCTTTCAGTTTCGCTTTCTTCATCTGGCCACTCCCCTGCCCGACTTGATCCAGGAGCTAAATGCCTATCAGCCGGATATCCTGAGCGCTCAACCTTCCCTCATGGTTTTGTTGGCTCAAGCCAAAGTCTCGGGGAACCTATTCATTTCCCCCAAACAAATCATATCCTATGCAGAGGTACTGGATGAGATGGATCGAAGGCAAATCGAGAAAGCTTTTGGAAAGATCATTACTGAGGTCTATCAATGTACCGAAGGTTTTCTGGGGCATAGTTGTGCAATTGGAAATATTCATCTGCATGAGGATTTGGTAAGGATTGAAAAAGAGTATATCGCTCCCGGAAAATTCCAGCCTATTGTTACGGATTTCAGTCGCTCCTCCCAGCCTGTGGTTCGCTATAAAATGAATGATATCCTGGTAGAATTGGAGGAGCCTTGTTCTTGTGGCTCTCCCATGATTGGTCTAAAAAGAATAGAGGGAAGAATGGATGAAGTTCTGGAATTTGAAGATCAATCAGGTGAACGAAGACAGATTTTCCCTGACTTTTTGAGGAGAACACTGATCATGGCTGACGATAGTGTCGAGAATTATCAAATCATCCATTCAGATGATAAAGAAGTTGAAATATACCTCCAGGGTTCGAAGATGGATTTCAAAGAAAGCAAAAGGCGACTTAGCCAAGCCTTTACAGAATTATTCGCCTCCTATGAGCTGATAGATGTAGAACTGATTTTCTTTGACACCATCCCGCCTAAGCATGCACTCGACAAAATGAAAAGAATTGTATCCCTGAAACCTGAAAGAAAAAGGGCTAAAGCATAACTTTAAATAGCCATACCTTAAGCCCTGATAATTAGATGTTAAAATATATTTTTAAGAGAACATTGATTGAAGCTTCATAGCTACTCCCATATCTCCATCAATTTTCATTTTGCCACTCATCATGGCATTCATAGGATTCAATTTGCCCGCTATCATGGATTGAAAATCATCAAAGCCAAGACTTACCGTACAATCCGCATCGATATTCTCCGTACTGACTTTATTTTGATCTCCGCTCCCATCAATCAATAATTGCGTATCGCCAAAGTCAAACTTCAAGGTATTGCCGATGCTTTTTACAGAGCCCGCTTGTTTTTGAATTGCCTGAACCAATTGCTCCAGGCTTTTGCCATTTCCATTAGAGGAAGCTCCATTTGATGTGCTGGCATTTTTACTGGTTGGAACTTTGTAGTCGCTTTTCGCCGCTTCATATCCCACATTGTCTATGAGGATCTTGGACAGAATATTTAGCATAACTTCAGATGATCCCCCACCTATGGTTCCTACCCGGCAATCTCTATAAAATCTCGCCATGGGGAATTCTTCCGTAAATCCATATCCACCGAAAAACTGGATGCATTTATTGGCGACTTCATTGGTTTTCTCGGCCACTAGAAGTTTACCAATCGAACAGAGCTTCACATCATAGACATTATCCGCATAGAGTCTACAGCATTGATAGGTGAAAGATTTGAGCGCCTCAACTTCCGAAGAAAGCTGAGCAATCCTATGACGCAGGACCTGAAAGCGATCCAGAGATCGGCCAAAGGCCTCTCTTTCTGACATATACTTAACACTTTGTGCTAGGGCTTGCTCCATGGCTACGATTGCAGCAGGCAAGCCTATAATGCGCTCTAATTGGAGGCCATTCATCAGGTAATAAAATCCTTGTCCCTCTTCTCCTACCAGATTTTCTACCGGTACCTTCACATGATCAAAACTGAGCTCAGCAGTATCTGAGGCCCACCAGCCCAATTTCTTGATCTTACGGGCAGATACTCCTTCTGCATTTCTATCAATCACCAGAAGACTCACACCAGCTGGACCTTTATCCGGATCTGTTTTGACCACTGTTACGATAAAATCGCCATAAACTCCATTGGTAATAAAAGTTTTGGAACCATTGACTATGTAATAATCACCTTCCCTGACTGCGCGAGTTTTGATGTTTGCAGCATCGGAACCTGCACTAGGCTCAGTAATCCCTATCGAGGCTAATTTCTCTCCAGAGATAATTCCCGGCAGGTAATTTTCCTTTAGTTTTTCACTTCCATATTTCAGGATATATGTTGAGGACATGTATTGGGTTACCTGCTGGGCAATGGCAAATCCTCCGGAATTGAGACGACCTAATTCCTCATTAAAAACGATATCATAATAAAAGTCCAATTCCTTCCCTCCATACTTCTTGGGATAGCCTAAGCCGAGGAAGCCCATATCTCCCATTTTCTTCCAAATGTCTTTGGGAGTTCTTCTATCTGCCTCCCATTTTGGGATATTCGGAACGGCCTCTTTTTCAAAGAAATCTCTCAGACTTTGACGAAATAATTCATGCTCTTCAGAAAATTTGATGATACTGCTTTCGCCCTCAGGCTTTCCTTCCAGAACAGAGTCGTAGGATTTATTGTCAATGATCATTTTAGAAATGATCTCCCTCATAATTTCACTCGATCCCCCTCCAATTGGGCCTAAACGATTGTCGCGATACATACGGGCCATGGGAAACTCCTCTGTAAATCCATATCCTCCAAACATTTGGAGGCATTCGTCAGAAGCTTTGAGCGCAAGTTCGGTTGCCAGCAACTTAGCCATGGCCGCTTCTTTGACAATATATTCTCCCTTATCATAGCGCTTGCAGAGATCGTAATTGAAGATTTTCAAGGACTCAATTTCACTGGCAATCATGGACATCCGATGACGCAAGACCTGAAATTTGTTGATCGGTCTCCCAAAGGCTTCGCGCTCAGACATGTACTGAAGTGCTTTCTCCAGAGCTAACTCAGCAGCAGCGACGCCTCCCACGGCCATAACGAGGCGCTCTAAGGCAAAGTGATGCATGATATAGAAAAAGCCTTTGTTTTCCTCTCCGAGCAAATGTGGAGCGGGTACGCGTACTCCATCCAGAGAGATATCTCCTGTATCGGAAGCATGCCAGCCAAGTTTTTCAATATTTGAAGCACTGAGTCCGGCAGAATTTCGATCCACAATGAACATACTGATGCCATTTGCACCTGCATCAGGCTGGGTTTTGGCAGCTACTACAAGAAAGTCTGACTTCACTCCATTGGTGATAAATATTTTTGATCCATCAAGGATGTACTCATCGCCATCCTTAGTCGCTTTCGTCCTAATCCCTGCCACATCAGATCCAGCTCCTGGCTCTGTAATGGCTAGGGCCCCTATCAGTTCTCCGGCTATACCGGGCACCAGGTATTTTTGCTTTTGCTCTTCATTTCCCTGGGCATTGATATGATTGAGGGCCAGGAATGAATGACTTCCCATGGCTGCATTGAATCCTCCGGAATTAGGCCGAATCATTTCCTCCAGTAAAACCACAGAATAAAAGAAGTCTACTTCCATTCCTCCATAGGCTTCGGGAAACATCAGGCCGAAATAGCCCATCTCGCCAAATTTCTGAAAGATACTTTTTGGTATGTCTCGCTTTTCTTCCCATTCATCTATAAAAGGAGTCACTTCTTTGGCAAGAAAATCCCTGATTGATTCTCTAAAAAGGTTATGTTCATCTGAAAAATAATATCCTTGGAAAGCCATATGCTATATTTTTTATTTTCTACTAGTTATTCTTGTCTATAAAAATTTATATTATTCTTGTTCCGGTGCTTTTTTGACTAAAGTCCGTGCCTAACTCATTTAAATAGCCTTCTCCCAACACATTCTTCAAGGCTTCCCTCCCCTTTTCTGTGAAATAAGGAATGAGCATACACCAGGTAGCTTTCTCTTTTTCCTCAAAAGTTTTCTTGCCTAGCACCATCTCTCTGGGGTACCAAAGAAACATCAACATCCAGGTATTGATAGACAGGTTTTCATATACTCCGGGATATGGTTCCTTTTTCATGGTTCCTATCTCAAGGGCAAAAGCAATGGCAGCATCAAAATCTCGTATGGCTTCTTTGGAAAAGGATTTTACAGTCCCACTTACTGCAGGATGCTCGAGGACATAGGGATCAAGTAGTATGCACTTAAAATCCCTTTGCAATTCAAAATAAAAGCGAAGGTCTTTGCGGAGATTGCTAAAGGTAGGCAATGGAGCTTTGGATAAGCGATACTCCTTTAGACGATCTGCAAATTGCTCCACCATATCTGGAAGAAGATCAGCCTTGTCAGGAAAATGATAAGATAAATTTCCCCTGCTCATCCCTAATTCTTTCGCAAGATCCTGAAGACTCACATGGCCATAACCCTTTGAGTTAAAGAGTTTAATAGCTGCGCTCAGGATTCGTTCTCGGGTATTCTTTTTCATATTTGACTACAATTTAGTCATTTTCTCTAATTTTCTAGTTCTTAATTCTAATGAATTATCCACAATTTTCTTTTCTCTTTTAGGGTGAATTCCATTTGGATATTACTAGAGATACACTATGTCAACTTTACACTACTAACCTAAACACATCTACCATGAAAAGCTTACGCACATTAGCCTACCTGGCGATTCTATTTTTTTCTTTTTCCCAAAATTGTTTTTCCACCCATTTACTGGGCGGCGAATTGAATTATCAATTAATCGATAGCAGCACCCTCACCTATGAGGTTGAACTCAGGGTTTACAGAGATTGTATAGTTGGTCAGGCGCCTTTCGATTCTACTATCAGCCTATTTATTTTTGAAAAAGGGAGTGCTGTGAGTCAGACACAAACTATTGCTTTGGGCAATGATCCTAATATTAGCCTTCTACCTGATTCATTGATCCTTTGCAGCATAAGCCCCTATTATTTTTGTCTGGAGAGTCGAGTTTACAAAACACAAATATCTCTGGCTCCCTCAAGTTTGGGATATGATGTCGTTTGGGCAAGATGTTGTCTTACAAATGCATTGGTAAATCTTGTAAACCCTCTGGGAGGAGGCCTAACCTATTCGGCTTCTATTCCTCGAAATGACAGTATACTAAACTCCAGTCCTGCCGCTTATAATCAGTTGTATGACAATCATTGCAGCAATGCGCCATTTAGCTTCGACTTTTCGACGACAGATCCGGATGGCGATTCCCTGGTCTATGTATTGAGTGAGATAAAAAGTGGATTAAACACATTGGGATTAGGAGCCGGAAATCCCATGCAGGGCGGC includes:
- a CDS encoding TetR/AcrR family transcriptional regulator produces the protein MKKNTRERILSAAIKLFNSKGYGHVSLQDLAKELGMSRGNLSYHFPDKADLLPDMVEQFADRLKEYRLSKAPLPTFSNLRKDLRFYFELQRDFKCILLDPYVLEHPAVSGTVKSFSKEAIRDFDAAIAFALEIGTMKKEPYPGVYENLSINTWMLMFLWYPREMVLGKKTFEEKEKATWCMLIPYFTEKGREALKNVLGEGYLNELGTDFSQKSTGTRII
- a CDS encoding acyl-CoA dehydrogenase family protein, with the translated sequence MAFQGYYFSDEHNLFRESIRDFLAKEVTPFIDEWEEKRDIPKSIFQKFGEMGYFGLMFPEAYGGMEVDFFYSVVLLEEMIRPNSGGFNAAMGSHSFLALNHINAQGNEEQKQKYLVPGIAGELIGALAITEPGAGSDVAGIRTKATKDGDEYILDGSKIFITNGVKSDFLVVAAKTQPDAGANGISMFIVDRNSAGLSASNIEKLGWHASDTGDISLDGVRVPAPHLLGEENKGFFYIMHHFALERLVMAVGGVAAAELALEKALQYMSEREAFGRPINKFQVLRHRMSMIASEIESLKIFNYDLCKRYDKGEYIVKEAAMAKLLATELALKASDECLQMFGGYGFTEEFPMARMYRDNRLGPIGGGSSEIMREIISKMIIDNKSYDSVLEGKPEGESSIIKFSEEHELFRQSLRDFFEKEAVPNIPKWEADRRTPKDIWKKMGDMGFLGLGYPKKYGGKELDFYYDIVFNEELGRLNSGGFAIAQQVTQYMSSTYILKYGSEKLKENYLPGIISGEKLASIGITEPSAGSDAANIKTRAVREGDYYIVNGSKTFITNGVYGDFIVTVVKTDPDKGPAGVSLLVIDRNAEGVSARKIKKLGWWASDTAELSFDHVKVPVENLVGEEGQGFYYLMNGLQLERIIGLPAAIVAMEQALAQSVKYMSEREAFGRSLDRFQVLRHRIAQLSSEVEALKSFTYQCCRLYADNVYDVKLCSIGKLLVAEKTNEVANKCIQFFGGYGFTEEFPMARFYRDCRVGTIGGGSSEVMLNILSKILIDNVGYEAAKSDYKVPTSKNASTSNGASSNGNGKSLEQLVQAIQKQAGSVKSIGNTLKFDFGDTQLLIDGSGDQNKVSTENIDADCTVSLGFDDFQSMIAGKLNPMNAMMSGKMKIDGDMGVAMKLQSMFS
- a CDS encoding adenylate synthase, with product MFKLWIIYYWLGIKLRGKFTSREKLLRYQQKRLKKFQNQVLQKSPYYRALIKQGYDIDSFPLIGKKEFVESFDQINTVRLKAKESFDFAIKAEQDRNFSGELNGITVGLSSGTSGNRSLFLASAKERAKWAANVFSRVVSPRFLQKQKVAFILRADSNLYSSVSSSAFQFRFLHLATPLPDLIQELNAYQPDILSAQPSLMVLLAQAKVSGNLFISPKQIISYAEVLDEMDRRQIEKAFGKIITEVYQCTEGFLGHSCAIGNIHLHEDLVRIEKEYIAPGKFQPIVTDFSRSSQPVVRYKMNDILVELEEPCSCGSPMIGLKRIEGRMDEVLEFEDQSGERRQIFPDFLRRTLIMADDSVENYQIIHSDDKEVEIYLQGSKMDFKESKRRLSQAFTELFASYELIDVELIFFDTIPPKHALDKMKRIVSLKPERKRAKA